The genomic region CGGTCGCCGGACATACTTTCGTTGCCGGTTCGTCGCGTCCCCCCGGCGCGCACGTGCCAGTGACGACGCGGCGGGACAACATTCGAACGCGCCACTCCGTCGCCTGGTGCCAGTGGTTCAACCGGTTGGTTCCAGCGGTTAGGGGCTTCCTTTTGGGCAAGGGAGGAAGCATGCTGGTGAGCGACCGCGACGTGGTCGTCGACCTCCCGGGAGCCGGTTCCGCGGGGCCCGATGCGATCCGCGTCAGCGTCGTGATCCCGACGCTCGACGAAGCGGCGAACCTTCCGCACGTGTTCGACCGTCTGCCGGCCGACGTCTACGAGGTGATCCTCGTCGACGGGGGTTCGACGGACGGCACGGTCGACGTCGCGCGCCGTCTGCGACCGGACGTGCGCGTGCTGCACCAGACCGGCCGGGGCAAGGGCAACGCGCTGCGGGAAGGGTTCACCGCGTGTCGCGGCGACGTCGTCGTCACGCTGGACGCCGACGGCTCCACCGACCCCGCCGAGATCCCGCGCTTCGTGCGCGCGCTCGCCGACGGTGCCGACTTCGCCAAGGGCTCGCGGTTCATGGTCGGGGGTGGGAGCAGCGACATCACGGGGTTCCGCCGCCGCGGCAACCGCCTGCTGCGAGCGACGGTGAACTCCCTCTACCGGACCCGCTACACCGATCTCTGCTACGGCTACAACGCGTTCTGGGCGCGCCACGTCGCCTTGCTCACGGCCGACGCAGTCGTGCGGGCCGACGGCGCCGCGCGCATGCGTCTCGGTGACGGCTTCGAGATCGAGACGTTGATGAACGTGCGCGTCGCGGCCGCGGGGTTGCGCGTCGTCGAGGTGCCGAGCTTCGAGGGCGAGCGGATCCACGGGGTGAGCCGGCTCAACGCGCTGCGCGACGGCGCGCGTGCGGTGGTCGTCATCGGCCGGGAGCGGCTCGGCCGGCGTGCGGGGGCACGTCGCATCCCGAGCGCGGTCGCGTCGACCGACGGCCGGTCGACGGACCTGGCGGCGGCGGCCGGCGCGTCCCGCGACGGCGCGTCCCCCGACGGCGGGTGTCCCGAGCACGTGCCCGCGTGGGTCTGCTGCTGCCCCGCGGAGGTCGCCGGATGACGGCGACGAGCAGCGCGCAGGACGACGCGCAGCGCGCACCGACCGCACAGGACGTCGGTACCGTCACCGTCGTCGTGTGCACCTACGACGGTGACCGCTGGGACCTGCTGTGCCGCGCGCTCGCCTCGGTCCGCCAGCAGTCGCGGGTGCCGGAGCAGATCGTCCTCGTCGTGGACCACAACCTCGCGCTGCTGGAGCGGGCGCGTCGTGCGTTCCCGGACGTCGACGTCGTGCCGAACGCGTGTCCACGCGGCCTCGCC from Acidimicrobiia bacterium harbors:
- a CDS encoding glycosyltransferase family 2 protein, which codes for MLVSDRDVVVDLPGAGSAGPDAIRVSVVIPTLDEAANLPHVFDRLPADVYEVILVDGGSTDGTVDVARRLRPDVRVLHQTGRGKGNALREGFTACRGDVVVTLDADGSTDPAEIPRFVRALADGADFAKGSRFMVGGGSSDITGFRRRGNRLLRATVNSLYRTRYTDLCYGYNAFWARHVALLTADAVVRADGAARMRLGDGFEIETLMNVRVAAAGLRVVEVPSFEGERIHGVSRLNALRDGARAVVVIGRERLGRRAGARRIPSAVASTDGRSTDLAAAAGASRDGASPDGGCPEHVPAWVCCCPAEVAG